The region TTTTACAAAAACACACCAATTACATTATCTACAGTTAATATATACCGTACTCACGCAGATACTCACACAACAGTACACAGCAGAATACAGTTACCACCAGTTACGTGCTCACTCACCCGAACAAACAATTTACAACATGCAACGTTCCCTATCAAGTAAAGATAAAGAACGTAAGGACATCATACGATATATATGCAAACGGCGATATCCAgtaaattttgatttcgagGCCTTACGTATAATATCCTAGCCTTCAATTAGTATTCGTATCGCGCGAAGTAAGGATTGTCGATTTAGGTAAATCTCTTAATCGTATAAGAAATTTTAGCAATCAAGAGATGTTGATTTAGTATGATATTATACCGTCCAATCAATGAATCGTTTCATCGTCATGCCTCGCCAATCCTCGAGGTCAAAATTTCATATTAAATACAcgtcaaaaatgatttttacccGTCAAATGACgtaatttgatttcaaatcTGTTATGATTTATTAcaatataacatcattatatcAAGGCATATACGAACTTAGGCTAACAAGACACTTGCCCTTTTAATGTGAACCTGGTGTATCAAACCATCCACTCTAGAACAGTTTATCTTATGCTAGGTTCACACGCACACGATTTTTCGTCGAGGAATTGATCAACTCACAGTCGAGCACAACTATTTTGAAGTCATGTGTGTGAACGAAAAAGTTGCTCAATTTTCCTCGACAAAACTCTAGTCTCGACAAGTTGAGAGAAATATAACATGATCTATTTCTCTCAACTCGAGGAGTCGATAGAAATCTAACCAATCAACATACAGTATGTTCGCGCGCATTTTGATAGTCTTCCTTCTGGTAAGAGAGAGCAACTTATGTCTACGATTTCTAGaatgaaagaataaatctcTCAATAATCTCATGTCTCTGAGATAGTTGATATATGAGACTCATGAATTCTCTTTTAGAATTTCTGGAGTCAGGCGGTTCCAGGATCCCCTAACACCGGGCATGATATCCATGGATGCTAGATAACCGACTTCGTTTTATCTTGTTGATTTCTGCTTAAATCATGATTTCTTGATCATCCTTTCCTGGGTAAATGCACTGCTGCATCTACACCCAGCTGGAGTTATGTGAACTATGCTGTGTGTGGGtgggtgtgtgtgtgtgtttgtgtgtgcgtgcgtgcgtgcgtgcgtgatGAAAAGATCTTGTAGTTCACTCGGCTGTAAATTTAAAGGAACTATTGGCCTGAcataattaattcttttattttttgctgtttgaaaaatcataaaattgaatgaaaattcgattttttatcaaatgttatatttttttaCCGGCGGTGGTTTAATCCCGACTTGGgaattgaatcattttttattaaatgttATCTTTTTCGACCGGCGTCGATTTAATTTCGACTTTTTCACGAAATTAAATCATTCTTTGTTTTACTTTATCTTTTTTCGACTGGTGGCGATTTATTCCGACTTTTGTCAcggaattaaatcattttttatttaattttatcttttttcgaCTGGTGGCGATTTAATTTCGACTTTTTTTCACAAATTACTTTTTATTAAATGTTGTTTTTTCGACCGGTGTCGATTTAATTCCGACAAATTTCGTGATCGTTGTCGTAATAACGGAGGTCACTTCGATTGAACGCACGTATATTCCGATACATGCATTGCATGCTGAATTGTCTTGGACTGCTTAATAAGGATCACACAGGAGATGAAGGACCTCATTGTGGCTCTATTTCATCTTGGCTTGAAATATGcagaaattatcgaatatttaTGAACTTATGAATTAGGTGTTTTGCCAACTTTGCCAATGTTTTGGACGTCTGCCTATTTCTGCAGAAGAAACTTAACTTCTCAGGAGAACGTCATGGTTACCGTTGGTTTTCATGTTCAAGCAGTGATGGCTAAATTTGTTGTAAGTCAAGATATAATACGTCAAATACTTCAGGTGATCGACCGGGTTGGCATTGAAATACGAAGCTGGCGAAGATTAAGGCGCCGCCTTTACAGGGACAAAGGGCCGAATATGACTTGGCACATAGACGGCTATGATAAGTTATAACCATATGGGATCTGTATACACGGATGTATTGATGGCTTTAGCCGTAAAATGATATGGCTCGAAGCATATACTACAAACAACAATTCACACATTATCACCGGTTGCTACTGGCAATCAGTTGAGGAGTTGGGGCGAGCGCCCACTAGAGCTAGAGCCGATGATGGCACGGAGAACTCGGTTGTTTGAGATATTCAACGGGCACTCCGAAGAAATCATGACGATGGTTTTCAGGTGACAATAGTTTTATGTACGGAAAAAGTACAGCAAACCAACGTATTGAGGCCTGGTGGGGTCAGCTGAAAAACCACGCTGCTGGATTTTTTATATAACTCTTCAAGAAAATACAAGATGAAGGTTATTTCACAGGTGATGACCTTGACAAGTCACTAATCCAGTTCTGTTTTCTTCATCTGATCCAGGTTAGTTACTTCTGATGTGAGTTAGTTTCGATCCCTTGTACAAAAGAAGTGTCTACTAATTTCGAAGTATCATTTTCATGACGAGCTTGATTGTGTTAAAATGGAACTTTCACCGTATTCGTAAATGCCGTACAGCCCAGCACATTCCCACCTGGCGATGATTAACCCACAATCAAGGAAATAAGTGAAATGGAATTTGATGTTTCAACCCAAATTCTATGAAATTAGCTAAATTAcgagtttttgaaaattgctcATGGCATTTGAAAATCCTCTTACAGTTTCCCTTCGATTGTGGGTTTATTTATCAACTGAATTAGACAGTTAATTGTGTATGAAAACCAATTACCTAAAAAGATCCATTAATCGGCAgacttaaaatcaaaatgttatGACAAAAAATTATAAAGGGAATTCCATGCACGAaacttttattatgaaaaacgaaACTGCTTTTattatagaatattatgaatattctttAAAATGATAATCTTACTGTCAAATCCAGACCAGGAAAACCTTTTTCTACTATTCTTAGCCGCATGCATATATAGCCAAGTGTATACACTGTGTACAATTGCAATATAAAAGTATTATTCagtaattacaaaattgtaatatttccatgCTTGTCAATATCACCAACCTTCGTACAATCAATTATAATTACCTGAATTCGTTAACGAGTTCTCTAGGGAAACTTCCTAGCTGGAGATTGGTAAGGGTAAATGAATGCGGTAGTTGAGGTATTTTGAAATCTTAATAAGGAAATAATTACATAGGAGATTACATAgaaatttcatatcatttgaaaaaaattctataatgtactttTAGCCTTATAAAAATACCTCATCGGCTatttcgaaataaattttcgaaatttATCTACAGAATATCTACGCTCCAATATTCTTGACTACCAGATAAGATCACTCTTAACATTTGATTGAACTGAGCATAGTGATCTATTTCGGAAGGAAGTTTAAGGGTTTTTCCGTAAGTGTGTCCGATTGGCCGTCGGGAAGATTCACTCATAGGTGTAAATGATACAAGGATTTCGCCCACTGTTAGGAGGACCGACCCTGTACAAAATCTAAGCAACTTTGCTATTTCAGTTTCATCCACTTCTTTTTCTGACTGACTTAATGCAGATACAACCAACGTCTTCAAAACTCCTTTCGGATTCGGTGTTAAATCTGTATAAATACGCTCAAGGGTAGCTAGATCTACGGGTGATTTACTAGAAAATACAACCCTCATGCATTTTGCAGTATAGTTTGGTTTTTGGATTAGCTCTTTATATTATGTGCTAGTTCCTTGACGATATCactgatattttcagcatTGGGAGCCTTTCGACATTCATATGAATACAATACTTCTATAAGATCACCAAAATTAACAAATTCGAAATCTTGTAAGGCCTTCTTCAGAATATCTCTGCCCATCCTACTTAAgaacttgaaaaaaatgattcttGAACGTCTGTTATATGAGTACCAAATACACACGATTCAATGAACGGTTTAGCCAACCTGATGGGCCAGTAACCACAGTCATCGTGACCTTTTACCACAATCCGGGCAACTGCCATTCGGCCCTTTTCGTAAAAATCATGACGCAAAAATGGTACTTTAACTTCATGGCCAATGcagttttcaatataaaaacgTTCCCAGGAATGAGTGAAGACATCTCTGATTACACCTATACCGACACCGACTTCAGTTTTACCATTTTCGATGATTCGTTTCATCTGTATTGGTCGATGAAgagttttattatcatcaaaagCTGATATCATATCTTTTATTATTTGGACATGACGAATTATTATCTCGGTGGGTTCAATACCGGGGTTCAATACCACTGGTGCCAGCTGTTGGTTCCATTTCTTTTGCATCCCGAGAACCCAACTCTCCTTAAGCATATTCAAAAggcattttttattctttagcgtctttttatcatttctcaaacAACAATTGAAAATTGCTATACGATCTCCAAACGCCGGTACATGCGGTACATAATGCTTCAGCTGAGCATCGTTCAAGGTAGTGGGACGTTCCCATCTACAAAAAAATAAGACGGGTGCattcatcttttaaatgaattacagTTTTTTCTGCTCCTCGAATTATTCCCTACGAAACATACCTTTTCTTCCTCAAGATGCTTCACTGTCTTCTCATCAAGAAGTGAaggaagaaataatttgaaGTGTTCCTCCATGACTGGAAATAACGACAACATACGTATATAGGTAATCATCAAAACATCGTGATAAGGTTTTCTAACTATTTCAGTGATGCCTCCAGCAGTCAGAGTGGGTCCTCATTTTATCAAGATATGGTTAAATTTTAAAGGTTAAATTTTAGATCAGTATGTGGCTTTTCTTTCCATTTATTCTCACGGACGGCGGATGGGTGGGTGAAGCTAGCCACGTGAGCATGATACACCTTTTCGGTGCTGTAATATCGACTTTACCTCATTCAAAGTAGGCCACCTATTTTGCTGCACTATAGCACAAAAGTGTTTAGACCTCTTACCCTTGTTGACTCGTTTTGGGGGATCGAGGTGCTCTGATGGTCTCAGAATGACTATAGGTGGACATGCATTTTATCAAACGCCTAATTGCATAATCTGCAATCAGAGACCatgaaatcagaaataatgTGACTCTCATTTTTACGCGTTTACgtatatacaatgtatatataccGGTAGGCCCTATGAACCGAATCAAGTGTATTATGCAGCTCGTACGCGTTTTATTAATGGCCATGTGTAAATCTTATTAAGAGTGAGGATGGGGTGCTAAGTATTCTTTCCGGTCTCTCTTTCACTATAATGATTCAATGAGATTACGTACCCAAAAATGCTAAAGCTCTGTGCTTCTCAGTTATACGTCTGCTTACTACGACTGTATAAACGTATACGTCGGCTGACTGCAGCACCGTACCAAGTGAGAGCATTTCAGAAACGATTTAATTTCATGGAAAAAAGTTGGAATTAAATCACCACCGGTCGAAAAACATaacattcaatgaaaaaatgatttaattccgTGAAAAAAGTCTGAATTAAATCACCACTAGTTGAAAAGAgataaaatcaaatgaaaaaagatcTAATTCCGCGGAAAAAGTCGGAATTAAATCGACGCCGGTCGAAAAAACATAACATTCTATAGACAATGATTTAATTCCGTGAAAAAAGTCTGAATTAAATCACCACTAGTTGAAAAGAgataaaatcaaatgaaaaaagatcTAATTCCGCGGAAAAAGTCGGAATTAAATCGATGCCGGTCGAAAAAACGTaacatttaataaaaaatgatttaattcctttttcaaacagaaaataaataaattgattatgTCCCCAAGACGCTTCCGTAAATCTGGGAACAATTATCTTAAACAATTATATTTAAGCAAGGAGTATTTTTATCTGTGACAGTGGATTGTGTTTTTATGTTTCAATATCGTAATCAATGTTTTGCCGGGTCATTTGTAGCTAAGAAAACATATCTGTAGATTTTTCCTATGTCCATTAATGGATCTAAACTTAGTCTTTGTCACTTTTACCCGGATACAGTTTTGGTAGCTCAAGTAGGTTGTCTTGTTTAATCAGTATTTCTTATGTCCAGCGAACTGGCACTATTTTTGAATAAGTGATGAAATAGCTATATAAACAACTCTCAACTCACCTGCCCTCGCAATTAGTTTAGCTCTCATCAGGTAATTAGTGTCTTTATACGTCATTAAGATTTGGATGAACCAATCGCTAGAAGTTTTGGTCACTAATTTCTTGATGGGAGTGTCTTAATTAACTTGGTTTTGGGCAGCACAGATTTGATCACGCTGTGCCTGCTTTCCATTTGATTGAGACGTTTAATAAACCAGTATCAATAGATTAATTCAATCgttcgtattttcaattctgcGAAATTAGCAACGCGCAAAAAGTCCGTTGctaaatttacaaaataagatttgataattgtagtgcattattgtattattgtatcaaacatttcaatggTTGATTATGGTTCGTGAGGGAGAAGTCATTAGGATGGGCGGTTGATTTAGCCCGAGTACCCAATCAAATCATAGTTTTACATGAAACAATGCGTtagtaaaaatcaaaacatagattttttaattttgaaaagtcGCTAAACCGATATTCAATACGTTCTAATCTGCGTTTTGCATTAATTACGATTGAGAAAAAAGTGAACAGTTCAACCAACAGATAAACAACTACAGTTAACAACATTTTCATCTCGTAACCATATCGGAGAGAATGTATACAGAAGTAGGAGGAAAGATAATCTTACTAGAAGCAGTCGGTGGACACAGAACAAAGCTTTTGATTTGAGTTTTTTTGTTGTACCAGCGACATTTACCTTAGGGTGTATTTAGCCTGGCATCTTTACCTAGAAGGATTTCTACCCGGGGGATTTGTATACGTTACCTAATTGACACATGTATAGGCCTAAACACGGCAAGTTGATCATGACCATAAACGACCATATAGGTTTGCAAAGTTCTGTATAGAAATTAGAAACATCGCTCGTTGAATAAAATGTGCaataaaatcatgattatggGTGTTACTTGTAAAATGGTCGATTTTGATGAACGTCCTTGAGGGTGGTTCTGTACAGGCCGTACCTTTGGTAATGAGGCACAGGAAAGGCTACTGAGGGAAGCAAGGATTCGGCGATAATCCCCAAGGATCGCTAGGCTAAGCGTTACTGGGTTACGTGCTTCAATTTCTACTTCAATTTCTACTTAAATCAACTTTTCCGAtaattaaatacattttcaggGGAATCTGAACCACGGACTGAATGAGAAAGCAGATCTTACATATTCGATGACTCCGTTTAGTATTTCTTGGATTTGGCAGCTTAAAATTGCAGTTcaaatttcactgaaaatgaactaattttcacacGAATAACCCAGTTAAGTGCTTTGTTGCCGGAATCCCATTGATTGGATTAAAAatttgataccttgtttctccactccgctgagcttaaaagttgacctgGCCGGCCACCTATCTTCCCTGTCCATAACTTAAAAAAATTCGTGATCAATTTACCATTACAGACCCGAcggctatagaaatgaactgaatacAAATCTTACGAGAcgaatttcacaaaaatgactTGGCCGCTGCGGGGAaaaaaggtatcatttttaaagCCCTATAACTTTTTGCATCACTACTGTGAAAAATGGCTTTGCTATAGCCACAAAGTGAAAAGAatcaaaatgcaatatttaATTGAGTCATGGAAAATAAGTTAATCCAGGAAATCTTTAACGTCCATCGCTGAAATGACGTTAATGAATTAAGTTAATCTCCTTTTTTTTCACGACGGAGAAATAGGATTCAATGCTGAACAGAATTTTATCCGATGTTTCATGGTAATATGAAGTTGTTCGTTTCACGAATATTTCACGAGGCTACACGGTAAAGaaatttatgtaattataaaaatttgattcacTAATCCCCCTTTCTTTcggttttaaaatgttttacaaGATTTACCCAATAGGAACTTCATTGTAAAACCTTAAAACCATTGGACATTCGGGAAAAGTTCGCCGAGAATATAAATGATCAGCTTGCTTTTCAAATAATGGTCAAGAAGGTCACGTTTTTGCcatttgaccttgggaggtttaaacTGCTCGAATCCCATTCGCAAAAAATCGGTCCTTTTTGTCGGTTATAGTGAACGCACATGGAGCGCGTTGTTTCCATCGTGCGCCGACCGCGATTTGTTCaggaatataatataaaatctcaATTGAGATCACAGGCGGATATAGAGCCCTATATCCCACACTTACTACATAACTGCTCTTTGAATAAAGTTCACATTAACGTTAAGATAATTTGCATTATTCACATACCAACAGCGTAGGATAAGGTAAACCAGCAGTTCATTGTACTTAAAAGGCACGTACTACGTATTTCTATAAATCGTGAATTCTATAATTCACGATTACCATGACAACACGGAGTCAACCAGCAGTTCTTCGTATACATGTGCTTCCTAGTTAGGTTGATCGAAGTAGCATCCGTAAACATATTAAGATTACATAACATCATAGTATTTCCAAGCAGATATTCTGAATTATTATCCCCAAAATAGGTGGTTGCTGAGGAGACTATACacataaaatagaaattacaGCCAGAGTCTAAGTATACTGATGGAACAATCAATTAAGCATTTCTAAGGTCAAATAAATGTTTCCCATCCCTTTCAAATCTTACCCGCATCGGAAAGTTAACCAGCAAAATTGCCATAAAAAGGTACTCGCCGTCCCTTTTCAAGACTCTGTAACGTATAAGTCTTTTTCATGTTTACATCAAAGTGCAATTTTCGTAGTAAAATAACataatcacatcatctgattTTGTAATATTCTTTAACGATCGATACGTTCATTTCGAACCTTATAACCCGCAAGTGAAGTGCTTATTTCAGCGCAGTGTGGAGgtttcttttaaatatttgaatcTCAAGGTCGTTGCGTCATTGTGTGGATTTCCCGTCTCAAACTGTTCATATCTGTTCAGTGATGTAAAGCGATAAGCCACCATTACGGCGGCCGACCATAGATGCGACCGAAGtaatagcaaataaaaatataagatACCTCCCACATCtcagaaatttcatttctaccTTCGAAAAACTCAGTAAGAATATATACCTCCTGCATTTATCATGGCTTACAAAAGAGGTGTGAttagaaacaaggtatcatttgtTTCGGTCTCAGTAAAATAAAGCTTAGGCCTACCAGAATTCGACGGTGTATTAGTTTTCTATGATAATTGGACGCAAAAGCTTGTCAGGACCGCATTGGTTATCATGCAAAAAGTAGGAGAACTAGGTAGAAACTTTCAGATTATTGTGCTCACGGACACTTGGGCTATTTGTCCTTCCCGTAAAGACAGTTCGACAGCGATTGCTGAAGTTGAGGTATCCTCGTAGACGGTCTTTTGTTCTGTCGGACATTTTCCACGAGGCATAAAGCACCGGGTTTGTGCAAGTTGCTAGAAACCCTAGCCAAGAGAACGTTATATATGTAATGTCCATAAAGTTCTCTTTTTCTTCAGTCTCCTCGCCAACAAATGGAACAACCAATGCCATGATGTGCAACGGGCACCAACAGAAACCAAATACAGTCACCATAGATATCATATACTGTTGATTACGTTTCTCTTTATAGATATCCAGCTCATCTTCATTTTGGTTAGATACTTGGTCTTCAGTTGTACACATATCCTGTTTATGTGCGGATGCAATACTAGTGCTTTCAGGTTCGTTCTGAGTAATCGACGACCACGTTCCTTGGTGGTGATTATATGCGTCATCCCCATTACTACATCGTTCCTCCTGCCTACCATTACTATTGGCAAACGTAGAAATCTGCGTTTTCAATTCAGCTGAAACCTTGATATGCAGAAAAGCAATAACCGCCAATGGCACTGCGTACATTGTTACAAATATGGCTCGAACAAATTCCGCGTAATTCTCTCCGATACGAATATAGCATATACCGAAGCCATCATATTCAGGAAGGAGGTCACCGATATTAATGAACCTGAAGTAAACAGCTATAGGTAGCACAAGACACACAGATATGCCCCATGCTGCTATGGTACACAACCCAGCAGGGACGCGCGGTTTCATCGGGTACAATATCAACCTATACCGATCAACTGCTATAATCACGAATGTCAACATGGACACATGTATGGGAAAACTCTGTAGCATAGGTAAAAAGTAACAAAGAAAACTCCCAAGTATCCAATTTCTTAATAATATATTGGACAACGTAATTGGGAGCACTAATGTAGTTTTTATGATATCCGATATGGCCAGACTTCCGATAAAAAAGTGTGTTGGATCATAAAACAGTTGCCGGCGAACTATAATCCAAAACAAACACACATTACTTAGCGTTCCAAAGCACGCAACGATTGCATAAAAGAAGACAAACACTG is a window of Tubulanus polymorphus chromosome 2, tnTubPoly1.2, whole genome shotgun sequence DNA encoding:
- the LOC141898952 gene encoding neuropeptide Y receptor type 2-like, with protein sequence MAKSEIPAAKSVSEITDINVLIKWIHDNMDENDTISAEWNQIRTNLSILYPVFVFFYAIVACFGTLSNVCLFWIIVRRQLFYDPTHFFIGSLAISDIIKTTLVLPITLSNILLRNWILGSFLCYFLPMLQSFPIHVSMLTFVIIAVDRYRLILYPMKPRVPAGLCTIAAWGISVCLVLPIAVYFRFINIGDLLPEYDGFGICYIRIGENYAEFVRAIFVTMYAVPLAVIAFLHIKVSAELKTQISTFANSNGRQEERCSNGDDAYNHHQGTWSSITQNEPESTSIASAHKQDMCTTEDQVSNQNEDELDIYKEKRNQQYMISMVTVFGFCWCPLHIMALVVPFVGEETEEKENFMDITYITFSWLGFLATCTNPVLYASWKMSDRTKDRLRGYLNFSNRCRTVFTGRTNSPSVREHNNLKVST